One Amaranthus tricolor cultivar Red isolate AtriRed21 chromosome 10, ASM2621246v1, whole genome shotgun sequence genomic window carries:
- the LOC130824959 gene encoding uncharacterized protein LOC130824959 gives MPPPSGRAVSHVWSYFTKEPTENPDIFLCTCQICESQGVKPLVSYSFTRGGGTGSFNKHLVKKHGITKETHATSDSGTTSGNYIIPKLPYCIHRGCNSHQHRKLLQSGSLYVPPFL, from the exons atgccacctcctagtggtagagctgtttcacatgtgtggtcgtatttcacaaaagaaccaaccgagaatccagatattttcttatgcacttgtcaaatttgtgaaagtcaaggagtaaagcccttagtttcatacagtttcaccagag gtggtggaacgggatcttttaacaaacatttggtaaagaagcatggaatcacaaaagaaactcatgcaacaAGCgacagcgggaccacaagtggaa ATTATATCATTCCTAAGCTTCCGTACTGCATACACCGTGGCTGCAATAGCCACCAACACCGTAAGCTTCTTCAATCTGGCTCCCTTTATGTTCCACCCTTTTTGTAG